CTCTCGGCGGTGTGCGAGTTCAGCTATGACGCGAGCCCGCCGAACAACGCGGTGGCGCCGACCGCACTGGTCTACAACGGGACCACCCTGACCGGCGGTCCGGGCATCGCGGATACGTTCACCTTCAACCCGCCCACGACGAAGCCCGAGGAGGTCGTCGGCTACGCCTACGCGTTCGGCAACGTCGGCGGCGCCAACGGCGTACAGGTCGATTCGGTCGACGCGGCGCGGAAGGCGAGTGTGAGCATCGCGCCGCCTGCGGATGGCACCGTTACGCTCTATGTGTGGGCGAAGGACCGCGCCGCGCGCTATTCGGCGAGTCCGGCCACCTTCACCTTCCTGGTCAAGCCGGGCGGGCAGGCGGCGAAGTGGGATTTCGAGGGCGCGGACCCGAAGCTCGACAAATCCCCGTTCGCGCTGAACCCGCTGGCGGCTGCGACCACGACGGCGGGCCGCTCCGACCGGACCGAGCTGCCCAACAAGGCGCTGTCGCTGACGGGCTCCAACTACGCGGAGACCACCGGCAGTCCGGTGCAGACGAAGGCCAACAATGCCGTGGTCAACGTCGCCACGAACGCCTCGTTCACCGTGGCGGCATGGGTGAAGATCAACACTGCCGGTGCGACCGACCAGGTCGCGATGGCGGTCAACGCCGGCAACACCGCCGGGATCACGCTCGGCTACGGCGGTTCCGAGGGCAAGTGGGTCGCCCGGATGGCGGAGCAGAACGTGGTGAGCCCGACGGTGAAGTCGTCGGTCTCCAGCGCCGCTCCGGTCACCGGCAGATGGACTCACCTCGCCGCGACCTATGAGGGCACGAGCAAGGTGCTGACCCTCTACGTGAACGGTGTCGCGCAGACCGCGGCCGCACCGCTGGCCACGGTGTTCAACGCGACCGGCAAGCTCTCGATCGGTGCACAGTGGACCGGCTCGGCCTACGGCAGGAACCTGACCGGTGCCGTCGACGACGTCGCCTTCTACAACACGATCATCACCCCGAGCACCATCGGCGACCTGGCCCGGCCCCTGCCGCCGAAGGCGACCCAGTTGACGGCGAACCCCGTCACGGTCGGCACCTCCGTGCAGGTGAAGTTCGACTCCTACAGCGACACCAACGTCACCAAGTTCCCCTACAACGTCAATGTCCCGATCTTCAACCCGCCGACCACGCCCGAGGCGACCGCAACGGCTGCCGCCGCGACGGTGACCGTGGCCGGCACGAGCCTGAACCCGGGCTCCAACACCGTGTATGTGAAGGCCAAGGACGCAGCCGGCCGGCTGAGTGACCTGTCCGTGCTCGACATCACCGTCGTGTCGCTGCCGTCGCTGGTCGGATACGTCTTCGACGAGCAGGGCAACGCCATCGGCGGAGCGACGGTCACCCTGAACCCGGGCAACCGCACCACCACCTCGGCCGGGGACGGCTCGTTCGAGTTCACCAGCTTCCCGGCCGGCACCTACACCCTGTCCGCGATCTACGGCACGCACTGCGGGCTCAGCGGCAGCACGTCGATCACCGTCACCGACGACACCGGTGCCGACCTCGTCCTGTCTCCCACCGTCTCCGACGTCTACGGCTACGCGTGTGCCGCAGCCGGCGCGGGATCGTTCGTCGCCGGCACGGCCTCGGTGGCGCTGACGGGGGACAACGCGGTGGCGCAGGTGTCGACGCCGTTCACGTTCAACCACTACGGCAAGTCGGTGTCGACGGTCTGGATCGACTCGAACGGTGTCGCCTACACGGTCAACCCGGGCGTGTCGAACCCGGTTCCGGTGGCGATCCCGAACCGCAGCGCGCCGAGCGGCCTGATCGCGCCCTACTGGGCCGACCTGGTCCTCGACGGCTCGTCGGGTGTCTACACCGCCACGACGGGTTCGGCGCCGAACCGGACGTTCGTCATCGAGTGGCGCAACGCCGCGCTCAAGTCCGACACCACGAAGCGGCTCAGCTTCGAGGCTCTGATCGGCGAGAACGGCAGCGTCACCTACCGGTACTCCGGGATCGACAACGCGACCGAGGCCGGCATCGAGGCGATCGTCGGCATGGAGAGCGAGTTCGGTTCGGCGGGTACGTCGTACTCGTCGAAGGAGTCGGTGCTCGCCAACACCACCGAGGTCGTGTTCGCCTACCCGGAGACGCCGGTTCCGCTGCCGGTCTACACGATCTCCGGCACGGTGACCGCTGCCGGTGTCAACGCCGTCGGCGTCACGGTGACCCTGGATCCGCTGGGTCTGACCGCGGTGACCAACGCCTCCGGGTACTACCACTTCGACGGATTGCCCGAGGGCAATTACCACGTGACCGCGCAGCTGTGCCTCTCCTCGGGCGCGGCGAGCATCACGCTGACCGGCAACACCACGCAGAATTTCGCGTTGGCGCAGGTGGCAGACTCGTTCGGCTACACCTGTACCGTCCGCAGCCAGCCGTTCATCCCGGCCGATCAGCAGGTCGTCCAGCTCGCCGGTGACGACTTCACGACCCAGATCGCGTTCCCGTTCGTCGTGCCGCTCTACGGCGACTTCCGCAGCGGCGCCACGATCTCGACCAACGGGTACCTCGCCCTGGACGGCTCGACCGACGCCTTCCCCGGCAACCACGAGGCACCCATTCCCTCGACGAGCGGACCCAACGGCGTCATCGCGCCGTTCTGGGACGACCTCATCGTGGACGGCTCCGCGAGCGTCCGCACCGCGGTGATCGGCACTGCGCCCAACCGCCAGTTCATCATCGAGTGGCGCAACGTCACCCACTTCGACGACCAGTCGGTCCGCTTCTCCTTCGAGGTGATCCTCGGGGAGGACGGCGAGGTCTCCTTCGCCTATGCGGGCGGGCTCGACACGGACATCGAGAAGGGCTCCTCGGCCACGGTCGGCCTGGAGAACCTGCAGGGCACGTCGGGCCGGATCGTCTCCTACAACCAGCCGATCCTCCAGGAGGGCGAGGCGGTCGCCTTCGCCTACCCCGGCGGTGTCCCGACGCCGACCTCGACCCTGTCCGGTTCGGTACGCGTCAACGGCGCGATCGTGGCCGGCGGGGTGGACCTCGTGCTCGGCCCCGACCGGGCGACCACGATCTCCGACGCGTCGGGCAACTACCAGTTCACCAACCTCTTCCCGGGGACGTACACCGTGACGGCGTACTACTGCGGCAAGAGCGCGACCGGCACGCTGACGATCGGCGCGTCGGGCACCCTGCCCCAGCTCAACGTGGCGGCGCAGGCGAGCGGGGCATACACCTGCTCGCAGGCGACGACGGCGTTCATCCCGGGCGACACGGCGTTCAGCCTCTCCGGTGACGACGTCTTCACCCAGGTGTCGACACCGTTCCCGGTGAGCCTCTACGGGCAGACGACCAGCAGCATCACGGTCAACTCGGACGGGGCGATCTTCATGAGCCCGACCTCCGGCATCAACATCGACAACCACGCGGTCATCCCCAATGTCGCCGTGCCCAACGGATTCATCGCTCCCTTCTGGGACGACTTCTATCTGGACGGCTCCTCGGGGATGTACACGAAGACGATCGGGTCGGCACCCAACCGCAAGTTCGTCGTCGAGTGGCGCAACGCGACCTTCTACAACGTGCCGGGCAACCCGCGCGTCTCCGTCGAGGTCATCTTCTCGGAGAACGGTCAGATCACCTTCAACTATGCCGGTCTGGACACCCTCCGGGAGGGCGGCTCGCTCGCCGTCCTCGGCCTGGAGAACTCCACCGGCACCGCCGGATTCAACCTCGGCTATCACGTGCCCGCCCTGGTCAGTGGGCGTGCCATCACCTTCACACCGTAACGCTTCACCCGTGCCGGCGTCGTCCTCCACGGACGGCGCCGGCACCCCTTCCACACCCTTCCAACTAGCGGGGAGATCGAGTTGAGACGAAGGACAGGTTTGCGGGTGCGCCACGCGATAGCGCTGGTGTGCGTACCCATGATGGTGTTGTCGGGGTGGAATTCGCCCGTCTTCGCGGCGAAGCCCAAGCCGTTTGCGCCACCGGCCGCGCAGAAGATCAAGCCGGTGCCGACGCGTGACGTTCCGCTGCTCGGCGGCGTGCGCGGCGGAGCGCTGGCCCAGGCCGATCGGCGGGCCGCGCCGGTCTGGCCGGCGGCGGGCAGCGCGGAGATCGCGCTGCCGTCCGGCAAGGCCGTGCAACTCGGCCTCGAATCCTCGTCGGTACGCCCACCGGGGCTCGCGGTCGCCGTCAGCCCGAGTGTCGGCGGTCCGGCACGAGCGAAGGTGAAGGTGTTCGGGCGAGGTGAGGCCAAGGCGGCCGGGATCGACGGCGTGCTGGCACGGGTGGACTCCGCCGACGGCACCGGCAAGGGGTCGACGGTCGGTGTGAGCATCGACTACAGCGGGTTCGCGACGGCCTACGGCGCGGACTGGTCCTCCCGACTGCGGCTGGTGAGCCTCCCGGAGTGCGCGCTGACAACACCGGGCCGGCCGGAGTGCGCGTCGAAGCCGTTGGTGTCCAAGAACGACGTTTCGGCGAAGACGGTGTCGGCGGTCGTGCCCGTCGGTGGCCTGGTAGCGACCATGGCAGCGGCGGCGGGCGGTTCCGGCGACTACTCGGCGACCAAGCTCCAGGCCTCCTCGACCTGGTCGGCCGGTAGCAACACAGGTGGATTTAACTGGACCTACCCGATGCGTACGCCTCCTTCAGTTGGGGGGCCCGCACCGAGCGTCTCACTGTCTTACTCGTCGCAATCCGTTGACGGGCAGATGGCGGCCAACAACAACCAGCCAGGCTGGGCCGGGACAGGGTTCGAGCTCGCTCCTGGTGGGTCGATTGAACGTAGCTACAAGGGCTGCGCCGATGACATGACCGGTGGAAACAACTCGGTCAAGACTGGTGATCTCTGTTGGGCCACGGACAACGCGATACTGTCGCTGGCCGGACATTCAGGGGAGTTGATCTACAATTCGACCGAGAATCGCTGGCACCTGCGGGGCGACGACGGTTCGCGTGTCGAGCGAAGAACGAGCCCGAGCAACGGCGACAACGACAACGAGTACTGGGTTGTCACGACCACCGAGGGCACGCAGTACTGGTTCGGCCGCAACAGGCTTCCGGGTTGGCAGTCTGGCAACCCCGAGACGAAGTCGACGTGGACGGAACCGGTCTTCGGTAACCACGCCGGGGAGCCCTGTTATGCCGCGACGTTCGCTGCATCGTCATGTACCCAGGCGTGGCGCTGGAACCTGGACTATGTGATCGACATGAACGGCAACACGATGTCGTTCTGGTACGAGACCGCGACGAACAAGTACGCCAAGAACCAGGTGACGACCAGTCCTGTCGACTACATCCGTGACGGTTGGCTGACGAAGATCGAGTATGGAACGCGGTCGAGTAACGATCTCGCTACCGATCCCGGTCAGGCGGCCAGTGTAGATTCGATCTTCGCGGCAGCCGCCCCCATGGAGGTCGAGTTCACGGTCCTGGACCGGTGCCTGGCCAACTGCACGAACCATGATGCCGTGCACTGGACGGACACTCCATATGACCAGGAGTGCGCCGGCTCGCCATGTCCATTTATGAGTCCCACGTTCTGGTCGACGAAGCGGTTGAACCAGGTGATCACGAAGATCCGTGACGGTGCGGCCTACCGCATCGTGGAGACCTGGACTCTGAGTCACACCTACCCGGATCCGGGTGACACGACTCGCCGGCCGCTGGCGCTGAGCAAACTCGGACATTCAGGCGGAGCAGAGGCTGTCCCGGACGTCGAGTTCTTTTATATCCAGAAGAACAACCGAGTTGTGGCCAACCCGTCCGAAGGCCGAGCGCCGATGAACTGGTTCCGGTTGTCCCAGATAAAGACCGAGACCGGAGCGACCATAACGGTGAGCTACTCGCCGGTCGACTGCGTCAACTCGACGAAGATGCCCAATGTGGCAGCGTTGCAGGACAACACGTACCGGTGCTACCCGGTGCGGTGGACGCCCGAGGGCGCGACGCAGCCAATCCTGGAGTTCTTCCACAAATACGTGGTGACGGCAGTCCGGGAGAAAGACAACACCGGCGGCGCTCCGCCGTTCGGCAGCCCAGAGATTCTCACCACCTACACCTACCCCACAGACGGCGCTGCCTGGCATTACACCGACGACAACGGGCTGACCAAGGAGGAGAACAGAACCTACTCGGTGTGGCGTGGCTATACGAGCGTCACCACCAACGTCGGTGATCAGAACCAGGGTGATCCGCTCTCGTCCACGGTGAACACCTACTTCCGCGGGATGCATGGCGACAAGCTGCCGACCGGCACCCGCACGATCACGATTCCCGCCGTTGACATGAACGGAGACGGCGACACCGCCGATTCGGTAGATGCCCCGGCGGTGAATGATGAGGACGACTGGGCGGGCCAACTCCGGTCGAGCACTATTAAAAACGGCCCGGGCGGTGCCGAGATCTCCACCACCGTCTCCAAGCCCTGGCGTTCTGCGGCGACGGCGACACGCACTCTCAACGGTGTGACGGTTGACGCGAGGCATGTAGCAGTTGAGGAGACCCGGGAGCGGGTCAAACTCGACCATGCGCCATGGTGGCGGACCACGTCCACCCGCACTGAGTTCGACACTTACGGCATGCCGATCAGGGTCGATGATTACGGCGATGATTCCCTGGCCATAGATAATCAATGCACTGCGTCCACATATCTGCGTAACACCAAACCGTGGCTCCTGAGTACGGTAAAGGAGAACACGAAGTTTGCCTTAACCTGCGCTCAGGCAGTGGCAAATCCGGCCACTCTCACCGAAGCCGATGTGATATCCAATGTCCGTACGTCATTCGACGGCCAGCCATGGAACACGGCACCGGTCAAGGGGATGGCAACGCAGGCCGCCACGGCAGTGGCCTGGAGCGCGGGCACTCCCACAGACCAGGCGGTGACAACCAGGTCATACGACACGCACGGCCGAGTGATCGAGTCGATTGACGCGCTCAACCATAAGACGACTACGGCTTACACGCCGGCGACGGGCGGGCCGACGACCCAGACCGTGACGACGGATCCGATGTTGTTCACCACTACTAAGGTTATCGATCCGGCGTTCGGCCTGCCGACCAACATCACGGACACCAACGGCAAGAGCGGCGACCTGCTGTACGACGGTATGGGCAGGTTGACCAAGGTCTGGCTGCCGGGTCGGGACAAGCTCACAGAGACTGCGAATCTCTCCTTCTCCTACCTAGTGCGGAACGATGGCCCGGTTGTCGTGACCTCCAGCAGGCTCAATGCAGTCGGTGGCTACTCCACCACCTACGCGCTGCTTGACGGACTGCTGCGTGACCGGCAGACGCAGGCTGTCTCTCCTTCGGGAGGCCGGATACTCACCGATGTCTTCTACGACAGTGCGGACCGGAAGGTACGTACCTTCGCCTCGTACTACGACAACCGTGGTGGTCCTGGCACGACTCTGGTCACGCCGCTGGATCGTCATGACGTACCCGAGCAGAATGTAACGGTCTACGACGGGGCCAGTCGGGTCACCGACGTCATCTTCGTGCCCTTCGACAACGGGGAGAGGTGGCGCACGCACTCCGATTACACCGGCGACCGCACGGACGTTACTCCGCCTGCGGGTGGAACGAAGACATCCACGTTCACGGACGCACGGGGCAACGTGACTCTTCTGCGGCAGTACGACGAGCCCAACCTCGGTGACCAGGTCAATACCACCTACCTTTACAACCGCAAGAACCAGCTGGAGCGCATCACCGACCACGCAACGAACTATTGGGAGTACACCTACTTCCTGTCCGGCCTGTCGAAGACCATGCGCGATCCGGACGCAGGAACACGCAGCTATCAATACGATAAATTGGGTCAATTGACTTCAGAGACCGATGCGCTAGGCCAGAAGTTGGTCTATGACTATGACGACATCGGGCGGAAGAAGGGCCTCTATCTCACCAGCAAGTCCACCGCCAACAAACGCGCTACATGGACCTACGACACGGCCCTTTTCAGCGGCACCTCGACTCCGGCCAAGGGCTACCTCGCGGAGTCGACGCGGTGGACCAATGCGGGGACCCGTGCATACAAGACCACCGTGGTGGGATACACCGCGAACTATCAGTCGGCAGGTACCACGATCACGGTTCCTGCCGCCGAGACCGGCGTCGCCGGCTCATACACCTATCTCACTTCCTACCGTCCCGACGGCAGCCCCGGCACCTCCACCTATCCTGCGACGGGTGGATTGCCGGCGGAGGGCGTGACGCTCGACTACGAGCCCACAACGGGAATGCCCTTCGGCCTCGACACCATTCTCGGGGCAAGTGAATTCAGTCTCGTCTCCTCGACGGCCTACAACGCTCTGGCGCAGGTCGATCAGTACACCCTCTACACCGGTCGTTACTCCCTGACGGGGTCCAAGGTGTGGATGTCCTACCAGCGTCAACTCGAGACAGGACGGGTAACGGGCATAAGCACGAGCCGCGAGACAGGCACGCCCAGCACGCTCGCCGGTCTTGCCTACACGTACGACGATGCCGGCAACGTGAAGAGCATCTTCGACACTGCGGTCGGTGACAATCAATGCTTCAAATACGACGCACTTCGTCGTCTGCGCGATGCATGGACACCGTTGACTGCGGTGTGCGGGTCGCCCGGCTCTGACACGCTGGGCGGACCGGCTCCCTACCGCACCAGGTGGGAGCTCAACACCATCGGCAATCGCACTCAGCAGGTGGAGTACCCGACTCCTGCTGGCGGGACCTTGAAGACGACCAACTACACCTACCCGGCGGCGGGAGCCGATAGGCCTCACTCCGCAACCGGTACGACCGGCTCCGTCGTCGGGACGTACAAGTATGATGCCGCCGGCAACACGACTTGTCGCCCCGTAGCGGCCGGCAATACCTGTCCCACGACTGGTACCACCAACAGTCAGATCTATACGTGGGATCCGGAAGGGCATGCGGCCACCAGCACAGACAGCACGGGATCGACCACCTACCTGTATGACGCTGATGGTAATCGGATTCTCAAGACAGATCCCGCTGGCAAGACGCTCTACCTTCCCAACCAGGAACTTCGATACACCACTTCGGGCGGAACTCAGAGTTGCATCCGCTACTACGAGTTCAACGGTACGACCATTGCGAGTCGTAACAGTACTGGCCTCTCCTGGCTGAGCGGCGACCACCACGGAACCGCCAGTATCGCGATCGATTCGGTGACGCAAGCGGTCGTAGTCCGCCGTCAGACGCCGTTCGGCAATGATCGGGGCTCGACCGTTAGCTGGCCTAACAGCAAGGGGTTTGTCGGCGGCACAATCGACAAACCTGGAGTGACCCATCTTGGCGCCCGAGAGTACGACGTGGCCCTGGGCAAGTTCATCAGTGTGGATCCTCTGTTCAACAAGGAAGATCCGCAGTCGATGAACAACTACGGGTATGCCGATCATAGTCCGACTACCCTGAGCGATCCATCGGGTACCTGCATACCTGATGAAGACACAGGTCGATGCCTGAGTCCAAGACCGCGGGTCAATAGCGGTTCGAGCAACTCCGGCGGCACCGGCGGAGGCTCGGCAACTCCGTCAGGCAGCACTCTCAACACATCTGGTTGCAAGTCTGATAACTGTGTCAGTCAGAAATGGAACAGCGGTTGCAGTTTCAGCGCGAGCCTGTGCCTTTACGATCCCACTCCCACCCCAAGCCCGTGCTCTGTGACCGTCAACGGCAATGGCAACAGCGTGAGCTCGGACTGCCCCAACGTAACCATCAACGGAAACAACAATTGCGTTGGTACGAGCTGTCCGGCCCAGCCAACCTCTACCTCGGGTGATGGCACGCAGGGGCCGCCGCCTGACCCGACTTTCTGGTCGGATCTTGGGGATGTCGCTAGGGGCGGTACCTCTTTCGGGGTTGCAGGGGCGGCTATCGGCTGCGTGGTAGGCGTGGAAGTCGGGTGCCTGCCGGGCGCAGGCGGTGGTCTGCTCATCGGAGAGGCTGTTGGAGCCGTCGTTGTTATTGGCGGCATCGTCTATCGAGATGTGTGGGGAGATGGGGTGACCAATCCGGTGATGCCGATCGTTGACGATGTTCAAGAGTGGGCAATCGGAAAGGTGGAAGGACTCTTCGACTCGATCTTCGGCAAGTGAATTGGAGCTGGCGCGGGTCCTCAAGACCCGCGCCAGCTCCACACCTCGTCCACTTACGGTGGTCAGAAGTCCTCGTCCAGCGATACGGTCCCGCCGACCGCCACCTGATAGGCGGTCACCCGCCGCTCGAAGAAGTTCGCCAACTCCTGCACGTCCTGCAACGCCATGAACGGGAACGGATTCGACGACCCGAACCGAGCCCCCATCCCCAGCCGGGCCAGCCGCTGATCCGCGACATACTGCAGGTACTCCCGCATGTCGGCCAGCGTCATCCCGGCCAGCCCGTCCCCGCAGAGGTCGGCCGCGAACTGCAGCTCCGCCTCCACCGCCTCCTCCATCATCGCGACGACCGCCTTCTCCATGTCGGCGTCGAAGAGCGAAGGCTCCTCGGCCCGCACGGTGTCGACGACGGAGAACGCGAAGTCCATGTGCATCGACTCGTCGCGGAAGACCCAGTTGGTCCCCGCTGCCAGCCCGTCCAGCAGCCCACGGGACCGCAGCCAGTAGACGTAGGCGAACGCGCCGTAGAAGAACAGCCCTTCGATGCAGGCGGCGAAGCAGATCAGGTTGAGCAGGAACCGCCGCCGGTGGTCGGCCGTCTCCAGCGACGGCAGGTCGTGCACCGAATCGATCCACTTGAAGCAGAACTGCGCCTTGTTGGCGATCGACGGGATGTTCTCCACCGCGTCGAAGGCCTGCGCCCGCTCCTCCTCGTCGGGGAGATAGGTGTCGAGCAGCGTCAGGTAGAACTGGACGTGCACGGCCTCCTCGAAGAGCTGCCGCGACAGGTAGAGGCGGGCCTCGGGAGCGTTGATGTGCTTGTAGAGGTTGAGCACCAGGTTGTTGGCGACGATCGTGTCGCCGGTCGCGAAGAACGCGACCAGCCGGTTGATCAGGTGCCGCTCCTCGGGGGTGAAGGTCGCCAGGTCCGGCAGGTCGTTGGCGAGATCCACCTCCTCCACGGTCCAGGTGTTGCGGATCGCGGCCCGGTAGCGCTCGTAGAAGTCCGGGTAGCGCATCGGCCGCAGGGTCAGGTCAAGACCAGGATCAAGAAGAGCCTGCCTGGTACGCGTAGCGGGCTGAACGGGGATGGCGGTGCTGGTCACTGGCAGGCCTCGCAGATTTCGGGGTTTTCGAGATCGATGGTGACCATCGGCATGGCGACGATCGGACGCGCAGCGGCGACGGTCGGGCGGGCCGCCGTCGCAACAGGCGTGGCGGAGGCGGCCGACAGCGTCGTCTGCTTGATGCTCGTCGCCGGCCGCGACCGCAGGTAGTAGGTGGTCTTGAGACCCTTGCGCCACGCGTAGGCGTACATCGAGGAGAGCTTGCCGATCTCCGGCTGCGCCATGAAGAGGTTGAGCGACTGCGACTGGTCGATGTAGGGCGTGCGCGCGGCGGCGAGGTCGATCAGCGCCCGCTGCGGCAGCTCCCACGCGGTGCGGAACAGCGACCGCACATCGGCCGGGATCTCCTCGATGCCCGCGACCGAGCCCTCGGCCCGGACGACCCGCTCACGCAGGGCCGGGGTCCACAGCCCGCGCTCCTTGAGCGCCTGGATCAGGTATTTGTTGACCTGGAGGAACTCGCCCGACAGCGTCTCGCGCTTGAAGACGTTGGAGACGACGGGCTCGATGCACTCGGCACAGCCGGCGATCGAGGCGATCGTCGCGGTCGGCGCGATCGCGATGAGCAGCGAGTTCCGCAATCCGGTCTGGCCGATCTTCGCCCGCAACGCTTCCCAGCGGCCCCGCTGCGGCGAGGTCGACTCGAAGTGGTCGACGTGCAGCACGCCCTGGGCGGCCCGGGTCTCCGGGTAGGAGGCGTGGGCACCCAGCTCGGCGGCGAGGTCGGCGCTCGCGTCGTATGCCGCGAGCGCGATCTCCTCCGCGATCCGGGTGGAGAGCGCCAGCGCCTCGGGGGAGTCGAAGTCGAGCTTCAGCGAGAAGAAGACATCGGCGAGGCCCATGACCCCGAGGCCGATCGGGCGCCAGCGGTTGTTGGCCCCGGCCGCCTCGCCGGTGGGGTAGTAGGAGAGGTCGATGGTGCGGTCGAGCACCGTCACCGCCGTGCGGACCGACGCGGCGAGCATCTCGTAGTCGATGCCGGTGGCGCCGCAGTGCGCCGCGAGGTTGATCGAGCCGAGGTTGCAGACCGCGGTCTCGCCGTCGGAGGTGACCTCCAGGATCTCGGTGCAGAGGTTGGAGAGGTGGATCACGTTCTCCGCGCGGGCCGTCTGGTTGCTGGTCCGGTTGGCCTGGTCCTTGAAGGTCATCCAGCCGTTGCCGGTCTGCGCGAGCGTGCGCATCATCCGGCCGTAGAGCTCGCGTGCGGGCACCTGCTTCGCGGCGAGCCCGGCCGCCTCCGCCGCGCGGTAGGCCTCGTCGAACGCGTCACCCCACAGGTCGACCAGGTGCGGGACCTCCTTGGGGTCGAAGAGCGACCACGCGGTGTCCGCCTCGACCCGGCGCATGAACTCGTCCGGGATCCAGTTGGCGAGGTGCAGGTTGTGGGTGCGGCGGCTCTCGTCGCCGGTCGAGTCGCGCAGCTGCAGGAACTCGTCCACGTCGGCGTGCCACGGCTCCAGGTAGACGCAGGCCGCGCCCTTGCGCCGCCCGCCCTGGTTGACGGCGGCCACGCTCGAATCGAGGGTACGCAGCCACGGCACGATCCCGTTGGAGAGCCCGTTGGTGCCCCGGATCAGCGAACCCCGCGACCGGACCCGCGACCAGGCGATGCCGATGCCCCCGGCGTACTTGGAGAGCCGGGCGACCTGCGTGTAGCGCTCGTAGATCGAGTCCAGCTCGTCCTTCGGCGAGTCGAGCAGGAAGCAGGAGCTGAGCTGCGGCCGCTTCGTGCCCGCGTTGAACAGCGTCGGCGAGCTGGGCAGGTAGGCGAGGCGGCTCATCAGCTGGTAGAGCTCGGCGATCTGCGGCACCGAACCGTCGATGGTGACCCCGGCGGTGCCCGCGGAACCGACCCGGCCCATCAGCCCGCACGCGACGCGGAGGAAGAACTGCTGCGGCGTCTCGATCACCTTCCGGCTCGCCGGGTGACGAAGGACATACCTGTCGTAGACGGTCCGCAGCCCGAAGTATTCGAACCGGTCGTCGGCCCGGTCGTCGATGAGTTCGTCGAGCTCGGCGGCGTGCGCGGCGACGAAGTCGGCGACGTCGTTGGCGATCAGCCCCTGGGCGTGGCCGACGGCGATCGAGTCGCTGAAACGGCGTACCCCCTGGGATTGGGCTTCCTCGGCGACCTGCGTGGCGAGCAGGCGGGCCGCGAGCCGCGAATAGGCCGGCTCCTCCGTGACCAGCGCGGCGGCTGTCTCGATCGCGCGCAGCCGGAGGTCGGTGTGCTTCGCACCGGGCCAGATGCCCGCGAGCACGACCCCGGTGACCCGGGCGGCGTCGACCTCGGCAAGCCCCCGCGCTGCTGCCTGCACCTCTCCGATG
This portion of the Allocatelliglobosispora scoriae genome encodes:
- a CDS encoding LamG-like jellyroll fold domain-containing protein, whose amino-acid sequence is MSLALTAAGGTWLPQVAAAAPAASPFAVATANAKVGNKPIEVLSERTEWAQTFANPNGTFTLIENASPQRVRRADGSWASIDTNLHREADGTLSPGAALGGMRFSGGGSRTPMASMTVNGRVMRLWWPGTLPAPVVEGSTATYPNVLKDVDLKVTAEASQFIHVFVIKNRAAAADPAVRKIKLRTTFDGLRLRNGRAGALEAVDPSGTVFFTGASPLMWDSSGDAAGAENAVEARQAPVATSFDASSLTLAPNTKLLTDPKAVFPLHIDPPWAPATGSRLHHTVVRKTFPDQSNYDRFTGLGSNDDTTGVLRSGYNNSSGSYTDRSMLQMDLSAVKNARIGYAKVTLTHAWSGAGCASSGKGYWTDMHSLPYGFDGSTTWNTLWNKNDWGWGPILASTDVVHRYGESCGTDRVGFDVTGEVANRAAAADPNLWVGLRGRCETCANMYWRRFKPDFQVEIQYNRPPNAPDVRKIDGKPCTTGAGRPWVTAVSPMPDAMFYQSDPDSPSYQNTLWTELNWWELGTSTVHTIAGVERTANSEQTIRLDGPLVDGKSYAWQARTSDSIETGQLSAVCEFSYDASPPNNAVAPTALVYNGTTLTGGPGIADTFTFNPPTTKPEEVVGYAYAFGNVGGANGVQVDSVDAARKASVSIAPPADGTVTLYVWAKDRAARYSASPATFTFLVKPGGQAAKWDFEGADPKLDKSPFALNPLAAATTTAGRSDRTELPNKALSLTGSNYAETTGSPVQTKANNAVVNVATNASFTVAAWVKINTAGATDQVAMAVNAGNTAGITLGYGGSEGKWVARMAEQNVVSPTVKSSVSSAAPVTGRWTHLAATYEGTSKVLTLYVNGVAQTAAAPLATVFNATGKLSIGAQWTGSAYGRNLTGAVDDVAFYNTIITPSTIGDLARPLPPKATQLTANPVTVGTSVQVKFDSYSDTNVTKFPYNVNVPIFNPPTTPEATATAAAATVTVAGTSLNPGSNTVYVKAKDAAGRLSDLSVLDITVVSLPSLVGYVFDEQGNAIGGATVTLNPGNRTTTSAGDGSFEFTSFPAGTYTLSAIYGTHCGLSGSTSITVTDDTGADLVLSPTVSDVYGYACAAAGAGSFVAGTASVALTGDNAVAQVSTPFTFNHYGKSVSTVWIDSNGVAYTVNPGVSNPVPVAIPNRSAPSGLIAPYWADLVLDGSSGVYTATTGSAPNRTFVIEWRNAALKSDTTKRLSFEALIGENGSVTYRYSGIDNATEAGIEAIVGMESEFGSAGTSYSSKESVLANTTEVVFAYPETPVPLPVYTISGTVTAAGVNAVGVTVTLDPLGLTAVTNASGYYHFDGLPEGNYHVTAQLCLSSGAASITLTGNTTQNFALAQVADSFGYTCTVRSQPFIPADQQVVQLAGDDFTTQIAFPFVVPLYGDFRSGATISTNGYLALDGSTDAFPGNHEAPIPSTSGPNGVIAPFWDDLIVDGSASVRTAVIGTAPNRQFIIEWRNVTHFDDQSVRFSFEVILGEDGEVSFAYAGGLDTDIEKGSSATVGLENLQGTSGRIVSYNQPILQEGEAVAFAYPGGVPTPTSTLSGSVRVNGAIVAGGVDLVLGPDRATTISDASGNYQFTNLFPGTYTVTAYYCGKSATGTLTIGASGTLPQLNVAAQASGAYTCSQATTAFIPGDTAFSLSGDDVFTQVSTPFPVSLYGQTTSSITVNSDGAIFMSPTSGINIDNHAVIPNVAVPNGFIAPFWDDFYLDGSSGMYTKTIGSAPNRKFVVEWRNATFYNVPGNPRVSVEVIFSENGQITFNYAGLDTLREGGSLAVLGLENSTGTAGFNLGYHVPALVSGRAITFTP